The following proteins come from a genomic window of Alosa alosa isolate M-15738 ecotype Scorff River chromosome 2, AALO_Geno_1.1, whole genome shotgun sequence:
- the nsd1b gene encoding histone-lysine N-methyltransferase, H3 lysine-36 specific isoform X4, which yields MVDEDTSTKHIVAKQRAPAAAKNSCVMETTEMECEDGPDEDVDNDWGPSSPTQSAMTSSPKKSLLVKYLEREVIWAKFNRRPWWPCQVILNATQGVYHRIKESSDRPCRQYFVRTFGEPVEMAWVPGKATHTFEGGHEFEHLPVLRRRGRQRDKNYKYTIPKRFLEPWKTSVAEAEAIFAGQPKKATCESDVSDETFSSTIPGDKVSTTPMCQSSSGGIHSGGDDLHPSHPLITKDKNISKNIHQVRKNLCPNHSLITKKQVFNLTNVPTEEKPDGIGDNPYSDIDSVPRILCPKANERPSKPQSTQPPVIKKEEKVLGEKGGHWFSRPGKGHSLGGSSRPGIKLVRSSFVKGACRKKAFEGPSTKWRGNKTPGLEHLSDESMQVLKGRLKCLPASSRLMIKALKALEEDKAISTALSGHTSPTPIKSEGEKLCTKLTPKEKPTAEPDCKSQNATSLTTNKDQVEPLSPGQHTEGAIKSEDEASLISTKPVAISSPPNSVKTEGEACEEPPGASPQPLVLMVDDLTDMKEVTFKSLTDEESGQPLSFQPDTNYKFSTFLMLLKDMHDTRELQGKPLLLEPDNPSALIKEEPSLLPEEDLLTCLSQASQARGKSCPKRKVLVSKSKQSKTKQKSGSRPKAEKPQQIQTDSLYKYSYTNVNQRGPKSGLLGSKRKPGVPFEFASGGVPLDGHIQEQSLLAEDATGVHFLDSAPKKRWQKFEQDSRETDNCGREKERPPNTSFKGDRLSVPKNSLDQGRVSNSNDGTSVSQTNSTEAHTQSKRLRKPSKRLIEWTEEYDQIFSTRKKAKKKNESPAKAAQLGIINQEGFAPDKEMDGISRSLPEMQTPPPEELKTNEEISPPITENPTCHALPISTLTPPPEAGCDEGSVLNQEQIESADGQLLNRKRQRKPTLKFLESSIESEPILTLKRKVKALKNSSGHNIISDSGQLSAKMKGKTAMVPGLTDSPALLNLEKESDCSPGASESGSLIDFHEEDGDGFNSEVISATSDCSMVTTGSFATAESPALQKRFFEERSDTAMLRENVCQVCENPGDLIMCEGQCYGSFHPRCVGLSEPLQRKFVCQECSSGVHPCFVCRKSGDAVQRCVVPTCGKFYHEKCIIEHSPTVPLACGFRCSLHVCLSCFITNPTSTSASSGHLTRCVRCPVAYHANDFCMAAGSIPLTANSFLCPNHFVPRKGCRNHEHVNVSWCFVCSEGGSLLCCESCPAAFHRECLNISMPEGSWFCNDCRAGKRPHYQEVVWVKVGRYSRWWPAEVSHPRDIPDNILRMRHDLGEFPVHFFGSNDYLWTYQARVFPYMEADANSKEKMGKGVDSTYKKALEEAGKRFQELQAEKELRQLQEDRRNDKKPPPYRHIKVNRPIGKVQIITADLSEIPRCNCKASDENPCGIDSECINRMLLYECHPQVCPAGEHCQNQSFAKRQYSQVEIFRTLTRGWGLRCCSDIKKGAFVSEYVGEVIDEEECRARIKHAQENDIGNFYMLTLDKDRIIDAGPKGNEARFMNHSCQPNCETQKWTVNGDTRVGLFALKDVTAGTELTFNYNLECLGNGKTVCKCGASNCSGFLGVRPKNQPRDEDKARRQKRKAQLKRKPAKVEVTREREDECFSCGDSGQLVSCKRPGCPKVYHADCLSLTKRPAGRWECPWHQCDVCSQEAASFCEMCPSSFCAQHRDGTLFISKLDGRLSCSEHDPCGPEPLEPGEIREYQPAPSCPGPASSPFPCNGTEATSQPTSGPPLPPGPAASSPDSPSPAGHPTAPPDPSGETHSHHSARHTPGASCEELRRDAEEPQEGEERGPAQSRGGKPDAVVLWESEEP from the exons ATGGTTGATGAGGATACCAGCACAAAGCACATCGTAGCCAAACAGAGGGCACCTGCTGCCGCCAAAAACAGCTGTGTTATGGAAACAACAGAGATGGAATGTGAAGATGGTCCAGATGAGGATGTGGACAATGACTGGGGGCCATCCAGTCCTACACAGTCAGCAATG ACCAGCAGCCCAAAGAAGAGTCTTCTAGTGAAGTATCTGGAAAGGGAGGTAATATGGGCAAAGTTCAATCGCAGACCATGGTGGCCTTGTCAGGTGATTCTGAATGCAACACAGGGAGTGTACCACAGAATAAAAG AGTCAAGTGACAGACCTTGTCGTCAGTACTTTGTCCGCACATTTGGGGAGCCTGTGGAGATGGCCTGGGTGCCTGGGAAggccacacacacttttgagGGTGGTCACGAGTTTGAGCATCTACCTGTGCTaaggaggagaggcagacaaagagacaaaaactacaaatacact ATACCCAAGAGGTTTCTTGAGCCCTGGAAAACCAGTGTGGCAGAAGCAGAAGCCATATTCGCTGGGCAACCGAAAAAGGCCACGTGTGAATCTGATGTTTCAGATGAGACTTTTAGTAGCACTATTCCAGGAGACAAGGTCTCGACAACTCCCATGTGCCAGTCTTCCTCTGGTGGTATCCATTCAGGTGGTGATGACTTGCACCCAAGCCACCCATTgataacaaaagacaaaaacatttCTAAAAATATACATCAAGTCAGAAAAAATCTATGTCCTAACCACAGTTTGATTACAAAAAAGCAGGTCTTTAACTTGACAAATGTTCCTACTGAAGAGAAGCCAGATGGAATTGGAGATAATCCTTATTCAGATATTGACTCAGTACCAAGGATTTTGTGTCCTAAAGCCAATGAACGGCCATCTAAACCCCAATCAACTCAGCCACCAGTTATAAAAAAGGAGGAGAAGGTCCTGGGTGAGAAGGGTGGTCATTGGTTCAGCAGACCAGGGAAGGGGCATTCACTTGGAGGCAGCAGCCGTCCAGGCATAAAACTCGTCCGAAGCTCCTTTGTGAAGGGAGCCTGCAGGAAAAAGGCTTTTGAAGGGCCCAGTACAAAATGGAGGGGGAACAAAACACCAGGTCTGGAACACCTCTCTGATGAGTCCATGCAGGTCCTAAAGGGTCGACTAAAGTGCCTCCCGGCAAGTAGTCGCCTAATGATTAAAGCCCTCAAAGCCCTAGAGGAAGATAAAGCTATTTCAACAGCTCTCTCTGGCCACACAAGCCCCACGCCCATAAAGAGTGAAGGGGAAAAGCTCTGTACCAAACTTACTCCAAAAGAAAAGCCAACAGCAGAACCTGATTGCAAATCCCAAAATGCCACCTCTCTGACTACAAACAAAGATCAAGTAGAACCACTGTCTCCAGGGCAACACACTGAGGGTGCAATCAAATCTGAAGATGAAGCTTCACTCATATCCACAAAACCAGTTGCCATCTCCTCCCCACCCAATTCTGTGAAGACGGAAGGAGAGGCGTGTGAGGAACCTCCTGGTGCCTCTCCACAGCCGTTAGTCTTAATGGTTGACGATCTTACTGACATGAAAGAAGTCACATTCAAATCGTTAACGGATGAGGAGAGTGGCCAGCCTTTGTCTTTTCAACCCGACACAAACTACAAGTTCAGCACCTTCTTAATGCTTCTCAAGGACATGCATGATACTCGGGAACTACAAGGCAAACCTCTACTATTGGAGCCTGACAACCCAAGTGCACTCATCAAAGAGGAACCATCCCTGCTTCCAGAAGAGGACCTATTGACCTGTCTAAGTCAGGCCTCCCAAGCCAGGGGTAAAAGTTGTCCAAAAAGGAAGGTTTTGGTATCCAAGTCAAAACAgtcaaaaacaaagcaaaagtcAGGGTCCCGACCGAAAGCAGAAAAGCCGCAACAAATTCAGACTGACAGCCTGTATAAGTACTCTTACACAAATGTGAATCAAAGAGGGCCAAAGAGTGGACTACTTGGATCAAAGAGGAAACCAGGTGTGCCTTTTGAGTTTGCTTCTGGTGGAGTTCCTTTGGATGGGCACATACAGGAGCAGTCTCTGCTGGCAGAGGATGCTACTGGGGTACATTTCTTGGACAGTGCCCCAAAGAAGCGCTGGCAGAAATTTGAACAGgacagcagagagacagacaactGTGGTCGGGAGAAAGAACGACCACCAAACACCTCCTTCAAGGGTGACAGACTCTCTGTGCCAAAGAATAGTCTAGACCAAGGCAGAGTTTCCAACTCAAATGATGGTACATCAGTTAGTCAAACTAACTCCACAGAAG CACATACACAATCCAAACGCCTTAGAAAACCCAGCAAAAGACTTATTGAATGGACAGAGGAATATGATCAGATCTTTTCCACaaggaagaaagcaaagaaaaaaaatgagtcaCCTGCAAAGGCAGCTCAG TTGGGCATCATAAATCAAGAAGGGTTTGCACCAGACAAAGAAATGGACGGAATCTCAAGGTCACTTCCTGAAATGCAAACCCCACCCCCAGAAGAGTTGAAGACCAATGAAGAAATTTCACCACCAATCACAGAGAACCCTACATGCCACGCCTTACCAATCAGCACACTAACTCCACCCCCAGAGGCTGGTTGTGATGAAGGATCTGTACTGAATCAAGAGCAAATTGAGTCTG CTGATGGCCAACTCTTGAACAGAAAGAGACAAAGGAAGCCCACCCTGAAGTTTCTGGAAAGTTCAATAGAATCAGAGCCAATTTTAACGCTAAAGAGAAAG GTGAAAGCACTGAAGAATAGTTCCGGTCATAACATCATCTCAG ACTCAGGTCAGCTTTCAGCCAAAATGAAAGGAAAGACAGCAATGGTACCAGGACTAACCGACTCCCCAGCCCTTTTAAATTTGGAAAAAGAATCAGACTGCTCACCCGGAGCCTCAGAAAGTGGCAGCTTAATTGACTTCCATGAAGAAGATGGGGATGGTTTTAACTCAGAG GTGATTTCAGCCACCAGTGACTGTTCTATGGTGACAACTGGGTCTTTTGCTACTGCGGAGAGTCCTGCTCTTCAGAAAAGGTTTTTTGAAGAGAGAAGTGACACAGCTATGCTTCGGGAGAATGTTTGTCAG GTGTGTGAGAACCCTGGGGATCTGATAATGTGTGAGGGACAGTGTTACGGATCCTTCCATCCACGCTGTGTTGGTCTCTCAGAGCCTCTGCAAAGGAAGTTTGTCTGTCAAGAGTGTAGCTCTG GTGTGCACCCCTGTTTTGTGTGcaggaagtcaggagatgcggtGCAGCGCTGTGTGGTTCCGACGTGTGGCAAGTTCTACCATGAGAAGTGCATCATTGAGCACTCCCCCACCGTGCCCCTGGCCTGTGGGTTCCGCTGCTCCCTGCATGTCTGCCTCTCCTGTTTCATCACCAACCCCACCAGCACCTCAGCGTCCAGCG GTCACTTGACCCGCTGTGTGAGGTGCCCAGTTGCTTATCATGCCAATGACTTCTGCATGGCAGCTGGAAGCATCCCCTTGACGGCCAACAGCTTCCTGTGCCCCAACCACTTTGTGCCCCGCAAGGGCTGCCGCAACCACGAGCACGTCAACGTCAGCTGGTGCTTTGTCTGCTCCGAGG GGGGCAGTCTTCTGTGCTGTGAGTCATGCCCTGCAGCTTTCCACAGAGAATGCCTGAACATTAGCATGCCAGAGGGAAGCTGGTTCTGCAATGACTGCCGTGCCGGAAAGCGACCTCACTACCAGGAGGTGGTCTGGGTCAAAGTAGGCAGATACAG CAGGTGGTGGCCGGCAGAGGTCAGTCATCCCAGAGACATCCCAGACAACATTCTACGGATGAGGCACGACCTGGGGGAGTTCCCCGTGCACTTCTTCGGGTCCAACGACTACCTGTGGACCTACCAGGCCAGGGTGTTTCCATACATGGAGGCAGATGCCAACAGCAAGGAAAAAATGGGGAAAGGTGTCGACTCCACTTACAAAAAAG CTCTTGAGGAAGCTGGCAAACGGTTTCAGGAGCTGCAGGCAGAGAAGGAGCTTAGGCAACTTCAGGAGGACAGGCGCAATGACAAGAAGCCACCGCCCTACAGGCATATAAAG GTAAACAGGCCCATAGGCAAGGTCCAGATCATCACTGCTGACCTCTCAGAGATACCCCGGTGCAACTGCAAGGCGTCAGACGAGAACCCATGTGGCATCGACTCGGAGTGCATCAACCGCATGCTGCTGTACGAGTGCCACCCTCAGGTGTGCCCGGCGGGCGAACACTGCCAGAACCAGAGCTTCGCCAAGCGCCAGTACTCCCAGGTGGAGATCTTCCGCACGCTCACGCGAGGCTGGGGTCTCCGCTGTTGCTCGGACATTAAAAAG GGGGCatttgtgagtgagtatgtTGGGGAAGTGATTGATGAGGAAGAGTGTCGTGCTCGAATAAAGCATGCACAGGAGAACGACATTGGCAACTTCTACATGCTGACACTGGACAAG GACCGAATCATTGATGCAGGGCCCAAGGGAAATGAGGCTCGTTTTATGAACCACAGCTGCCAGCCCAACTGTGAGACACAGAAGTGGACAGTAAATGGAGACACCCGTGTAGGACTGTTTGCTCTGAAAGACGTAACAGCTG GCACAGAGCTCACATTCAACTACAACCTAGAGTGCCTGGGCAATGGGAAGACTGTGTGTAAATGTGGGGCATCCAACTGTAGTGGTTTCCTTGGCGTGCGGCCAAAG AACCAGCCCCGTGATGAAGACAAGGCGCGCAGGCAGAAACGAAAGGCTCAACTGAAACGCAAGCCGGCCAAAGTGGAGGTGACCAGAGAGCGGGAGGACGAGTGTTTCAGCTGTGGGGACTCAGGCCAGCTGGTGTCCTGCAAGAGGCCAGGCTGTCCAAAGGTGTACCACGCAGACTGTCTCAGCCTCACCAAAAGACCCGCAG gTCGTTGGGAGTGCCCATGGCACCAATGTGACGTGTGCAGTCAGGAAGCGGCCTCCTTCTGCGAGATGTGCCCCAGCTCCTTCTGCGCCCAGCACCGCGACGGCACACTCTTCATCTCCAAGCTGGACGGCCGTCTATCCTGCAGTGAGCACGACCCGTGTGGCCCCGAGCCGCTGGAGCCCGGTGAGATCCGTGAGTACCAGCCTGCTCCCTCCTGCCCCGGCCCAGCGTCCTCCCCATTTCCCTGCAACGGCACCGAAGCCACTTCGCAACCCACGAGCGGGCCACCACTGCCGCCAGGGCCAGCGGCCTCCTCTCCAGACTCCCCCTCGCCCGCAGGCCATCCTACCGCTCCACCCGATCCCTCCGGAGAGACACACAGCCACCACAGCGCGCGCCACACCCCGGGTGCATCCTGTGAGGAGCTGAGGAGAGACGCGGAAGAGCcccaggagggagaggaaagaggccCTGCTCAAAGCAGAGGAGGGAAGCCAGACGCGGTGGTGCTATGGGAGTCAGAGGAACCATAA
- the nsd1b gene encoding histone-lysine N-methyltransferase, H3 lysine-36 specific isoform X5 produces the protein MCQSSSGGIHSGGDDLHPSHPLITKDKNISKNIHQVRKNLCPNHSLITKKQVFNLTNVPTEEKPDGIGDNPYSDIDSVPRILCPKANERPSKPQSTQPPVIKKEEKVLGEKGGHWFSRPGKGHSLGGSSRPGIKLVRSSFVKGACRKKAFEGPSTKWRGNKTPGLEHLSDESMQVLKGRLKCLPASSRLMIKALKALEEDKAISTALSGHTSPTPIKSEGEKLCTKLTPKEKPTAEPDCKSQNATSLTTNKDQVEPLSPGQHTEGAIKSEDEASLISTKPVAISSPPNSVKTEGEACEEPPGASPQPLVLMVDDLTDMKEVTFKSLTDEESGQPLSFQPDTNYKFSTFLMLLKDMHDTRELQGKPLLLEPDNPSALIKEEPSLLPEEDLLTCLSQASQARGKSCPKRKVLVSKSKQSKTKQKSGSRPKAEKPQQIQTDSLYKYSYTNVNQRGPKSGLLGSKRKPGVPFEFASGGVPLDGHIQEQSLLAEDATGVHFLDSAPKKRWQKFEQDSRETDNCGREKERPPNTSFKGDRLSVPKNSLDQGRVSNSNDGTSVSQTNSTEAHTQSKRLRKPSKRLIEWTEEYDQIFSTRKKAKKKNESPAKAAQLGIINQEGFAPDKEMDGISRSLPEMQTPPPEELKTNEEISPPITENPTCHALPISTLTPPPEAGCDEGSVLNQEQIESADGQLLNRKRQRKPTLKFLESSIESEPILTLKRKVKALKNSSGHNIISDSGQLSAKMKGKTAMVPGLTDSPALLNLEKESDCSPGASESGSLIDFHEEDGDGFNSEVISATSDCSMVTTGSFATAESPALQKRFFEERSDTAMLRENVCQVCENPGDLIMCEGQCYGSFHPRCVGLSEPLQRKFVCQECSSGVHPCFVCRKSGDAVQRCVVPTCGKFYHEKCIIEHSPTVPLACGFRCSLHVCLSCFITNPTSTSASSGHLTRCVRCPVAYHANDFCMAAGSIPLTANSFLCPNHFVPRKGCRNHEHVNVSWCFVCSEGGSLLCCESCPAAFHRECLNISMPEGSWFCNDCRAGKRPHYQEVVWVKVGRYSRWWPAEVSHPRDIPDNILRMRHDLGEFPVHFFGSNDYLWTYQARVFPYMEADANSKEKMGKGVDSTYKKALEEAGKRFQELQAEKELRQLQEDRRNDKKPPPYRHIKVNRPIGKVQIITADLSEIPRCNCKASDENPCGIDSECINRMLLYECHPQVCPAGEHCQNQSFAKRQYSQVEIFRTLTRGWGLRCCSDIKKGAFVSEYVGEVIDEEECRARIKHAQENDIGNFYMLTLDKDRIIDAGPKGNEARFMNHSCQPNCETQKWTVNGDTRVGLFALKDVTAGTELTFNYNLECLGNGKTVCKCGASNCSGFLGVRPKNQPRDEDKARRQKRKAQLKRKPAKVEVTREREDECFSCGDSGQLVSCKRPGCPKVYHADCLSLTKRPAGRWECPWHQCDVCSQEAASFCEMCPSSFCAQHRDGTLFISKLDGRLSCSEHDPCGPEPLEPGEIREYQPAPSCPGPASSPFPCNGTEATSQPTSGPPLPPGPAASSPDSPSPAGHPTAPPDPSGETHSHHSARHTPGASCEELRRDAEEPQEGEERGPAQSRGGKPDAVVLWESEEP, from the exons ATGTGCCAGTCTTCCTCTGGTGGTATCCATTCAGGTGGTGATGACTTGCACCCAAGCCACCCATTgataacaaaagacaaaaacatttCTAAAAATATACATCAAGTCAGAAAAAATCTATGTCCTAACCACAGTTTGATTACAAAAAAGCAGGTCTTTAACTTGACAAATGTTCCTACTGAAGAGAAGCCAGATGGAATTGGAGATAATCCTTATTCAGATATTGACTCAGTACCAAGGATTTTGTGTCCTAAAGCCAATGAACGGCCATCTAAACCCCAATCAACTCAGCCACCAGTTATAAAAAAGGAGGAGAAGGTCCTGGGTGAGAAGGGTGGTCATTGGTTCAGCAGACCAGGGAAGGGGCATTCACTTGGAGGCAGCAGCCGTCCAGGCATAAAACTCGTCCGAAGCTCCTTTGTGAAGGGAGCCTGCAGGAAAAAGGCTTTTGAAGGGCCCAGTACAAAATGGAGGGGGAACAAAACACCAGGTCTGGAACACCTCTCTGATGAGTCCATGCAGGTCCTAAAGGGTCGACTAAAGTGCCTCCCGGCAAGTAGTCGCCTAATGATTAAAGCCCTCAAAGCCCTAGAGGAAGATAAAGCTATTTCAACAGCTCTCTCTGGCCACACAAGCCCCACGCCCATAAAGAGTGAAGGGGAAAAGCTCTGTACCAAACTTACTCCAAAAGAAAAGCCAACAGCAGAACCTGATTGCAAATCCCAAAATGCCACCTCTCTGACTACAAACAAAGATCAAGTAGAACCACTGTCTCCAGGGCAACACACTGAGGGTGCAATCAAATCTGAAGATGAAGCTTCACTCATATCCACAAAACCAGTTGCCATCTCCTCCCCACCCAATTCTGTGAAGACGGAAGGAGAGGCGTGTGAGGAACCTCCTGGTGCCTCTCCACAGCCGTTAGTCTTAATGGTTGACGATCTTACTGACATGAAAGAAGTCACATTCAAATCGTTAACGGATGAGGAGAGTGGCCAGCCTTTGTCTTTTCAACCCGACACAAACTACAAGTTCAGCACCTTCTTAATGCTTCTCAAGGACATGCATGATACTCGGGAACTACAAGGCAAACCTCTACTATTGGAGCCTGACAACCCAAGTGCACTCATCAAAGAGGAACCATCCCTGCTTCCAGAAGAGGACCTATTGACCTGTCTAAGTCAGGCCTCCCAAGCCAGGGGTAAAAGTTGTCCAAAAAGGAAGGTTTTGGTATCCAAGTCAAAACAgtcaaaaacaaagcaaaagtcAGGGTCCCGACCGAAAGCAGAAAAGCCGCAACAAATTCAGACTGACAGCCTGTATAAGTACTCTTACACAAATGTGAATCAAAGAGGGCCAAAGAGTGGACTACTTGGATCAAAGAGGAAACCAGGTGTGCCTTTTGAGTTTGCTTCTGGTGGAGTTCCTTTGGATGGGCACATACAGGAGCAGTCTCTGCTGGCAGAGGATGCTACTGGGGTACATTTCTTGGACAGTGCCCCAAAGAAGCGCTGGCAGAAATTTGAACAGgacagcagagagacagacaactGTGGTCGGGAGAAAGAACGACCACCAAACACCTCCTTCAAGGGTGACAGACTCTCTGTGCCAAAGAATAGTCTAGACCAAGGCAGAGTTTCCAACTCAAATGATGGTACATCAGTTAGTCAAACTAACTCCACAGAAG CACATACACAATCCAAACGCCTTAGAAAACCCAGCAAAAGACTTATTGAATGGACAGAGGAATATGATCAGATCTTTTCCACaaggaagaaagcaaagaaaaaaaatgagtcaCCTGCAAAGGCAGCTCAG TTGGGCATCATAAATCAAGAAGGGTTTGCACCAGACAAAGAAATGGACGGAATCTCAAGGTCACTTCCTGAAATGCAAACCCCACCCCCAGAAGAGTTGAAGACCAATGAAGAAATTTCACCACCAATCACAGAGAACCCTACATGCCACGCCTTACCAATCAGCACACTAACTCCACCCCCAGAGGCTGGTTGTGATGAAGGATCTGTACTGAATCAAGAGCAAATTGAGTCTG CTGATGGCCAACTCTTGAACAGAAAGAGACAAAGGAAGCCCACCCTGAAGTTTCTGGAAAGTTCAATAGAATCAGAGCCAATTTTAACGCTAAAGAGAAAG GTGAAAGCACTGAAGAATAGTTCCGGTCATAACATCATCTCAG ACTCAGGTCAGCTTTCAGCCAAAATGAAAGGAAAGACAGCAATGGTACCAGGACTAACCGACTCCCCAGCCCTTTTAAATTTGGAAAAAGAATCAGACTGCTCACCCGGAGCCTCAGAAAGTGGCAGCTTAATTGACTTCCATGAAGAAGATGGGGATGGTTTTAACTCAGAG GTGATTTCAGCCACCAGTGACTGTTCTATGGTGACAACTGGGTCTTTTGCTACTGCGGAGAGTCCTGCTCTTCAGAAAAGGTTTTTTGAAGAGAGAAGTGACACAGCTATGCTTCGGGAGAATGTTTGTCAG GTGTGTGAGAACCCTGGGGATCTGATAATGTGTGAGGGACAGTGTTACGGATCCTTCCATCCACGCTGTGTTGGTCTCTCAGAGCCTCTGCAAAGGAAGTTTGTCTGTCAAGAGTGTAGCTCTG GTGTGCACCCCTGTTTTGTGTGcaggaagtcaggagatgcggtGCAGCGCTGTGTGGTTCCGACGTGTGGCAAGTTCTACCATGAGAAGTGCATCATTGAGCACTCCCCCACCGTGCCCCTGGCCTGTGGGTTCCGCTGCTCCCTGCATGTCTGCCTCTCCTGTTTCATCACCAACCCCACCAGCACCTCAGCGTCCAGCG GTCACTTGACCCGCTGTGTGAGGTGCCCAGTTGCTTATCATGCCAATGACTTCTGCATGGCAGCTGGAAGCATCCCCTTGACGGCCAACAGCTTCCTGTGCCCCAACCACTTTGTGCCCCGCAAGGGCTGCCGCAACCACGAGCACGTCAACGTCAGCTGGTGCTTTGTCTGCTCCGAGG GGGGCAGTCTTCTGTGCTGTGAGTCATGCCCTGCAGCTTTCCACAGAGAATGCCTGAACATTAGCATGCCAGAGGGAAGCTGGTTCTGCAATGACTGCCGTGCCGGAAAGCGACCTCACTACCAGGAGGTGGTCTGGGTCAAAGTAGGCAGATACAG CAGGTGGTGGCCGGCAGAGGTCAGTCATCCCAGAGACATCCCAGACAACATTCTACGGATGAGGCACGACCTGGGGGAGTTCCCCGTGCACTTCTTCGGGTCCAACGACTACCTGTGGACCTACCAGGCCAGGGTGTTTCCATACATGGAGGCAGATGCCAACAGCAAGGAAAAAATGGGGAAAGGTGTCGACTCCACTTACAAAAAAG CTCTTGAGGAAGCTGGCAAACGGTTTCAGGAGCTGCAGGCAGAGAAGGAGCTTAGGCAACTTCAGGAGGACAGGCGCAATGACAAGAAGCCACCGCCCTACAGGCATATAAAG GTAAACAGGCCCATAGGCAAGGTCCAGATCATCACTGCTGACCTCTCAGAGATACCCCGGTGCAACTGCAAGGCGTCAGACGAGAACCCATGTGGCATCGACTCGGAGTGCATCAACCGCATGCTGCTGTACGAGTGCCACCCTCAGGTGTGCCCGGCGGGCGAACACTGCCAGAACCAGAGCTTCGCCAAGCGCCAGTACTCCCAGGTGGAGATCTTCCGCACGCTCACGCGAGGCTGGGGTCTCCGCTGTTGCTCGGACATTAAAAAG GGGGCatttgtgagtgagtatgtTGGGGAAGTGATTGATGAGGAAGAGTGTCGTGCTCGAATAAAGCATGCACAGGAGAACGACATTGGCAACTTCTACATGCTGACACTGGACAAG GACCGAATCATTGATGCAGGGCCCAAGGGAAATGAGGCTCGTTTTATGAACCACAGCTGCCAGCCCAACTGTGAGACACAGAAGTGGACAGTAAATGGAGACACCCGTGTAGGACTGTTTGCTCTGAAAGACGTAACAGCTG GCACAGAGCTCACATTCAACTACAACCTAGAGTGCCTGGGCAATGGGAAGACTGTGTGTAAATGTGGGGCATCCAACTGTAGTGGTTTCCTTGGCGTGCGGCCAAAG AACCAGCCCCGTGATGAAGACAAGGCGCGCAGGCAGAAACGAAAGGCTCAACTGAAACGCAAGCCGGCCAAAGTGGAGGTGACCAGAGAGCGGGAGGACGAGTGTTTCAGCTGTGGGGACTCAGGCCAGCTGGTGTCCTGCAAGAGGCCAGGCTGTCCAAAGGTGTACCACGCAGACTGTCTCAGCCTCACCAAAAGACCCGCAG gTCGTTGGGAGTGCCCATGGCACCAATGTGACGTGTGCAGTCAGGAAGCGGCCTCCTTCTGCGAGATGTGCCCCAGCTCCTTCTGCGCCCAGCACCGCGACGGCACACTCTTCATCTCCAAGCTGGACGGCCGTCTATCCTGCAGTGAGCACGACCCGTGTGGCCCCGAGCCGCTGGAGCCCGGTGAGATCCGTGAGTACCAGCCTGCTCCCTCCTGCCCCGGCCCAGCGTCCTCCCCATTTCCCTGCAACGGCACCGAAGCCACTTCGCAACCCACGAGCGGGCCACCACTGCCGCCAGGGCCAGCGGCCTCCTCTCCAGACTCCCCCTCGCCCGCAGGCCATCCTACCGCTCCACCCGATCCCTCCGGAGAGACACACAGCCACCACAGCGCGCGCCACACCCCGGGTGCATCCTGTGAGGAGCTGAGGAGAGACGCGGAAGAGCcccaggagggagaggaaagaggccCTGCTCAAAGCAGAGGAGGGAAGCCAGACGCGGTGGTGCTATGGGAGTCAGAGGAACCATAA